The Aeromicrobium sp. Leaf245 genome includes a region encoding these proteins:
- a CDS encoding PadR family transcriptional regulator, whose protein sequence is MPRRGATLELATIGLLHDTPMHGYELRKELISLLGWGRVLSYGTLYPCLKSLVRAGLIEADDDPAVEVRGRRNRIVYHLTAAGKEHFAHAMEDSGPATWDDETFSVRFAFFARTERATRMRILEGRRSRLQERLENVREATQRGRDRADAYTRELQRHGLESVEREVRWLTELIEREREPQDEPPPPPT, encoded by the coding sequence ATGCCCCGTCGCGGAGCGACCCTCGAGCTCGCCACCATCGGTCTGCTGCACGACACGCCCATGCACGGCTACGAGCTGCGCAAGGAGCTCATCAGCCTGCTCGGCTGGGGCCGCGTGCTGTCCTACGGCACGCTCTACCCCTGTCTGAAGTCGCTGGTGCGGGCCGGTCTCATCGAGGCCGACGACGACCCGGCCGTCGAGGTCCGCGGCCGCCGCAACCGGATCGTCTACCACCTCACCGCCGCCGGCAAGGAGCACTTCGCCCATGCCATGGAGGACTCCGGGCCCGCCACGTGGGACGACGAGACCTTCAGCGTCCGGTTCGCCTTCTTCGCCCGCACCGAGCGTGCCACGCGCATGAGGATCCTCGAGGGCCGGCGCAGCCGACTGCAGGAGCGGCTCGAGAACGTGCGCGAGGCCACCCAGCGCGGCCGCGACCGCGCCGACGCCTACACCCGCGAGCTGCAGCGCCACGGCCTGGAGTCCGTCGAGCGCGAGGTCCGCTGGCTCACCGAGCTCATCGAGCGCGAGCGCGAGCCGCAGGACGAGCCGCCACCTCCTCCCACCTGA
- a CDS encoding DUF6049 family protein — translation MTNPGRRLRPGPRSLHRRVAAVLAAVVGWGAVLVGAPAAQAAIDPDVSIRITGVSPTELRDGATVTLSGLVTNSGDERWTKAQAYLVIAPAPFTTRQQVTDAVESEATYTGQRVVELDAIDEVGTLEPGSTRPFRVQVPYEDLRINGAEGVYPVGVQVLATGEDGTRDTNAIARATTFLPRIDDTSPRVPGGLVWPFVMPDRIGPDGTYLDAPDLAERVSPGGQLRNLLDRARQAPGPGTTIVLDPALLVGLDDLAEGRRLPEGVQVTAVQRAAARTFLTDLTELSRRVTTWSLDYARPDVLAISTSDDAAQLAATVDRATSGTLARFQLTGRRVTWPTRTGVTSRLLSEVRDGGERPVVVTRDAVPDWEPRLGSIVTRRTDEGPVPLFVNAGLDVGVPGSKTVATLRQRLVSEAAFASLERRGDRQSKADAFVLLDPTWNPGDAEAGSFSGAFTPDFVTPSDLEDLLSTGRASYTGSVPRTSDATPLRGRQLRAVEDLVRAASVVSDLVVDADDVTARTDRTVAELLSVAWRRDRDTGAEAAVDQLRRTRAALDGLQVEGPPAITLSSSQGTFPLTVSNDTDDPVRVGVRISTSNPALTVPDVEPVEVEAGERRTLTVTVDVGEQTSSTFTAQLITSGGTPVGQADSFNVRSSRVGMALWALMGAAGLFVLFALGRRFLRGRGRGDALERGEPDE, via the coding sequence GTGACGAACCCGGGCCGACGTCTGCGTCCGGGCCCGCGCTCCCTCCACCGCCGGGTCGCCGCCGTCCTCGCGGCCGTGGTCGGCTGGGGTGCGGTCCTCGTCGGCGCGCCGGCCGCCCAGGCCGCCATCGACCCCGACGTCTCGATCCGCATCACCGGCGTGAGCCCCACCGAGCTGCGCGACGGCGCCACGGTGACCCTGAGCGGACTCGTCACGAACTCCGGTGACGAGCGCTGGACGAAGGCGCAGGCCTACCTGGTGATCGCGCCCGCCCCGTTCACGACCCGGCAGCAGGTCACCGACGCCGTGGAGAGCGAGGCCACCTACACCGGCCAGCGCGTCGTGGAGCTCGACGCGATCGACGAGGTGGGCACCCTCGAGCCGGGCTCGACCCGGCCGTTCCGCGTCCAGGTGCCCTACGAGGACCTGAGGATCAACGGCGCCGAGGGCGTCTACCCGGTCGGCGTGCAGGTGCTCGCGACCGGTGAGGACGGCACCCGCGACACCAACGCCATCGCGCGGGCCACCACGTTCCTGCCGCGCATCGACGACACCTCGCCCCGCGTGCCGGGTGGTCTCGTGTGGCCGTTCGTCATGCCGGACCGGATCGGCCCCGACGGCACCTACCTCGACGCACCCGACCTGGCCGAGCGCGTCTCGCCCGGGGGCCAGCTGCGCAACCTGCTCGACCGGGCTCGGCAGGCCCCGGGCCCGGGCACCACCATCGTGCTCGACCCGGCCCTGCTCGTCGGGCTCGACGACCTCGCCGAGGGCCGCCGACTGCCGGAAGGCGTGCAGGTCACCGCCGTCCAGCGTGCGGCTGCCCGCACTTTCCTGACGGACCTGACCGAGCTCTCCCGCCGGGTCACCACCTGGTCCCTGGACTACGCCCGACCCGACGTGCTGGCCATCAGCACGTCCGACGACGCCGCCCAGCTCGCCGCCACCGTCGACCGCGCCACGTCCGGCACGCTGGCCCGGTTCCAGCTCACCGGGCGACGTGTCACCTGGCCCACCCGCACCGGTGTCACGTCGCGCCTGCTCAGCGAGGTGCGTGACGGCGGCGAACGGCCGGTGGTGGTCACCCGCGACGCCGTGCCCGACTGGGAGCCGCGCCTGGGCTCCATCGTCACCCGCCGGACCGACGAGGGCCCGGTCCCGCTGTTCGTCAACGCCGGGCTCGACGTCGGCGTGCCCGGTTCCAAGACCGTGGCGACCCTGCGCCAGCGGCTGGTGAGCGAGGCCGCGTTCGCCTCGCTCGAACGTCGGGGCGACCGGCAGTCCAAGGCCGACGCCTTCGTCCTCCTCGACCCCACCTGGAATCCCGGCGACGCCGAGGCCGGGTCGTTCTCGGGTGCCTTCACGCCCGACTTCGTCACGCCGAGCGACCTGGAGGACCTGCTCTCGACCGGCCGCGCGTCGTACACGGGGTCCGTCCCGCGCACCTCCGACGCCACGCCGCTTCGTGGGCGACAGCTGCGTGCCGTCGAGGACCTCGTGCGTGCTGCATCGGTCGTCTCCGACCTGGTGGTCGACGCCGACGACGTCACGGCGCGCACCGACCGCACCGTCGCCGAGCTGCTCTCGGTGGCGTGGCGCCGCGACCGCGACACGGGCGCGGAGGCCGCCGTCGACCAGCTGCGGCGCACCCGTGCCGCGCTCGACGGGCTGCAGGTCGAGGGGCCGCCGGCGATCACGCTGTCGAGCTCGCAGGGCACGTTCCCGCTCACCGTGAGCAACGACACCGACGACCCCGTCCGCGTCGGGGTGCGGATCAGCACGAGCAACCCGGCGCTCACGGTGCCCGACGTCGAGCCCGTCGAGGTCGAGGCCGGTGAGCGGCGCACGCTCACCGTCACCGTCGACGTCGGCGAGCAGACGTCGTCGACCTTCACCGCGCAGCTCATCACCAGCGGCGGCACCCCGGTCGGCCAGGCCGACTCGTTCAACGTGCGCTCCAGCCGGGTCGGCATGGCGCTGTGGGCCCTGATGGGGGCGGCGGGCCTGTTCGTGCTGTTCGCGCTGGGCCGCCGGTTCCTGCGCGGTCGCGGCCGGGGCGACGCGCTCGAACGGGGCGAGCCCGATGAGTGA
- a CDS encoding siderophore-interacting protein — protein MPTAAPAICTATVVRKVRLSAHLVTVTLRPDTFVSTGVPDEYVRLLIAPAGAELAIQEYDENWVMTLPEGGVEPAARVYTISDHRVVDGAPEIDIDIAVHERGVGSDWARSCVTGDRVGLMEPHGLYAAPDDTAWQLLVADITGLPALARILRGLRPGQQVEAVVVITDDRDRIALPSPADVDVRWVVVDRETDICGALEAAVTERDLPRGGEVSADVPASRYVWLAGEARASRGARRRLRRDLGWPQADFYTCGYWQIEAEQWNARYEQVAEEVDAQARQAYVELADTDQGAYLDAIEEIYEKAGL, from the coding sequence ATGCCCACCGCCGCACCGGCGATCTGCACCGCCACCGTCGTCCGGAAGGTGCGGCTGTCGGCGCACCTGGTCACCGTGACGCTGCGACCGGACACCTTCGTCTCGACGGGCGTCCCGGACGAGTACGTACGGCTGCTGATCGCCCCCGCGGGCGCCGAGCTCGCGATCCAGGAGTACGACGAGAACTGGGTCATGACGCTGCCGGAGGGCGGTGTCGAGCCGGCCGCGCGGGTCTACACCATCTCCGACCACCGGGTGGTCGACGGAGCACCGGAGATCGACATCGACATCGCCGTGCACGAGCGCGGCGTCGGCTCGGACTGGGCGCGCAGCTGCGTCACCGGCGACCGGGTGGGCCTCATGGAGCCGCACGGCCTGTACGCCGCCCCCGACGACACGGCCTGGCAGCTGCTCGTCGCCGACATCACCGGTCTTCCGGCGCTGGCCCGCATCCTGCGTGGGCTGCGGCCGGGGCAGCAGGTCGAGGCCGTCGTGGTGATCACCGACGACCGCGACCGCATCGCCCTGCCCAGCCCGGCCGACGTCGACGTCCGCTGGGTGGTCGTGGACCGAGAGACCGACATCTGCGGCGCCCTCGAGGCGGCCGTCACCGAGCGGGACCTGCCACGCGGGGGCGAGGTGAGCGCCGACGTCCCGGCCAGCCGGTACGTGTGGCTCGCCGGCGAGGCCAGGGCCAGCCGCGGCGCGCGACGTCGGCTCCGGCGCGACCTCGGCTGGCCACAGGCGGACTTCTACACCTGCGGGTACTGGCAGATCGAGGCCGAGCAGTGGAACGCCCGCTACGAGCAGGTGGCCGAGGAGGTGGACGCGCAGGCCCGGCAGGCGTACGTCGAGCTGGCCGACACCGACCAGGGCGCCTACCTCGACGCCATCGAGGAGATCTACGAGAAGGCCGGCCTCTGA
- a CDS encoding alanine racemase, with product MTFELHVDTERWRRHLTATAARLPGLVPVIKGNGYGFGRERLAAESTALGADTVAVGVYAEVPEALATFGGDVMVLGPWRPFLDGSAVEQALADPRVVHTVGRVEDVTALARVRPGARVVVEGETSMARHGLDRHELAAAVAALGDLQVEGFAAHLPMTGSNLAEAESWAAALEASQLETSTFFVSHLGPSELDQLRERRPGLTVRPRVGTSLWLGDLGALDVRARVLDVHRVSRGERVGYRQRPMPRDGYLLVISGGTSHGVGLEAPRAGVGVVQRGKTFAKGSLEAAGLALSPFTVDGRQRWFAEPPHMHASQVLLPASAAAPAVGDAVSCAVRYTTATFDRVVLD from the coding sequence ATGACGTTCGAGCTGCACGTGGACACCGAGCGGTGGCGTCGGCACCTGACGGCCACCGCCGCGCGGCTGCCCGGGCTGGTCCCGGTGATCAAGGGCAACGGGTACGGGTTCGGTCGCGAACGACTGGCGGCGGAGAGCACCGCGCTGGGTGCCGACACCGTGGCGGTCGGCGTGTACGCCGAGGTGCCCGAGGCGCTGGCGACCTTCGGCGGCGACGTGATGGTGCTCGGCCCGTGGCGTCCGTTCCTGGACGGCTCGGCCGTGGAGCAGGCGCTCGCCGACCCACGCGTCGTGCACACGGTCGGTCGCGTCGAGGACGTGACCGCCCTGGCACGGGTGCGCCCGGGGGCCCGGGTCGTCGTGGAGGGCGAGACCTCCATGGCCCGCCACGGGCTCGACCGGCACGAGCTGGCCGCGGCGGTCGCCGCCCTCGGCGATCTGCAGGTCGAGGGCTTCGCCGCCCACCTGCCGATGACCGGCAGCAACCTCGCCGAGGCCGAGTCGTGGGCCGCCGCCCTGGAGGCCTCGCAGCTCGAGACCTCGACGTTCTTCGTGTCGCACCTCGGTCCGAGCGAGCTCGACCAGCTGCGCGAGCGGCGCCCCGGCCTCACGGTGCGGCCCCGCGTGGGCACGTCGCTGTGGCTCGGCGACCTCGGAGCGCTCGACGTGCGTGCCCGGGTGCTCGACGTCCACCGCGTCTCGCGCGGCGAGCGCGTCGGGTACCGCCAACGCCCCATGCCGCGCGACGGCTACCTGCTGGTGATCTCCGGCGGCACGAGCCACGGCGTCGGCCTCGAGGCGCCCCGCGCGGGCGTGGGCGTGGTCCAGCGGGGCAAGACGTTCGCCAAGGGCAGCCTCGAGGCGGCCGGGCTGGCGCTGAGCCCCTTCACCGTCGACGGCCGGCAGCGCTGGTTCGCCGAGCCGCCGCACATGCACGCCTCGCAGGTGCTGCTGCCCGCCTCGGCCGCGGCACCCGCCGTGGGCGACGCCGTGTCGTGCGCGGTGCGGTACACGACGGCCACGTTCGACCGCGTCGTGCTGGACTGA
- a CDS encoding inositol-3-phosphate synthase, with protein MGSATNQIRVAIVGVGNCATSLIQGVEYYKDADPAGTVPGLMHVQFGDYHVNDIEFVAAFDVDAKKVGFDLADATTASENNTIKIADVPPTGVTVQRGHTLDGLGKYYLQTIEESDAPAVDVVQVLKDTQADVLVSYLPVGSEEADKFYAQCAIDAKVAFVNALPVFIASDPEWAKKFEDAGVPIIGDDIKSQVGATITHRVMAKLFEDRGVSLDRTYQLNVGGNMDFKNMLERERLESKKVSKTQAVTSNLTGSLAGVGANDRNVHIGPSDYVAWLDDRKWAYVRLEGRAFGDVPLNLEYKLEVWDSPNSAGIIIDAIRAAKIAKDRGIGGALLSASSYLMKSPPEQRPDDLGRSKLEAFIRGEEER; from the coding sequence ATGGGTTCGGCCACCAACCAGATCCGCGTCGCGATCGTCGGCGTCGGCAACTGCGCCACGTCGCTCATCCAGGGCGTCGAGTACTACAAGGACGCCGATCCGGCGGGCACCGTCCCCGGGCTCATGCACGTCCAGTTCGGCGACTACCACGTCAACGACATCGAGTTCGTCGCCGCGTTCGACGTCGACGCCAAGAAGGTCGGCTTCGACCTGGCCGACGCCACCACCGCCAGCGAGAACAACACCATCAAGATCGCCGACGTGCCGCCCACCGGCGTCACGGTCCAGCGCGGCCACACGCTCGACGGCCTCGGCAAGTACTACCTGCAGACCATCGAGGAGTCCGACGCCCCCGCCGTCGACGTCGTCCAGGTGCTCAAGGACACGCAGGCCGACGTGCTCGTGTCCTACCTCCCGGTGGGCTCGGAGGAGGCCGACAAGTTCTACGCGCAGTGCGCCATCGACGCCAAGGTCGCGTTCGTCAACGCCCTGCCCGTCTTCATCGCCTCCGACCCCGAGTGGGCCAAGAAGTTCGAGGACGCCGGCGTCCCGATCATCGGCGACGACATCAAGAGCCAGGTCGGTGCCACCATCACGCACCGTGTCATGGCCAAGCTGTTCGAGGACCGCGGCGTCTCGCTCGACCGCACCTACCAGCTGAACGTCGGCGGCAACATGGACTTCAAGAACATGCTCGAGCGTGAGCGCCTGGAGTCCAAGAAGGTCTCGAAGACCCAGGCCGTCACGTCGAACCTCACCGGCTCGCTCGCCGGTGTGGGCGCCAACGACCGCAACGTGCACATCGGCCCGTCGGACTACGTGGCGTGGCTCGACGACCGCAAGTGGGCCTACGTGCGCCTCGAGGGTCGTGCGTTCGGCGACGTGCCCCTGAACCTGGAGTACAAGCTCGAGGTGTGGGACTCGCCCAACTCGGCCGGCATCATCATCGACGCCATCCGTGCGGCGAAGATCGCCAAGGACCGTGGCATCGGCGGCGCCCTGCTGAGCGCTTCGTCGTACCTGATGAAGAGCCCGCCGGAGCAGCGCCCCGACGACCTCGGCCGCTCGAAGCTCGAGGCGTTCATCCGCGGGGAGGAGGAGCGCTGA
- a CDS encoding transglycosylase domain-containing protein — translation MATSTHRTKAKSTPSKPGLFRRISGDGPRWKQVLRWFAVLVVLGILGGALLFFVLYRVIEIPDANADFQTQTTKVYYSDGKSELGDFAMQDRESVPLDEIPAVMQAAVIAAEDRTFYENRGLDFKGIVRAARDNATSGQITGGGSTITQQYVKVLYLNQDRSYKRKVREAILSIKIHNQLSKSEILEGYLNTIYFGNGAYGVEVAAETYFDKPASELNYPQAAMLATVINNPTYYDPYTEGAEERILPRYRYVLDGMAKSGAITAEEAAEFQERLPKFAEKKNANRFKGTKGYLLALVQKQLQDAGFSDNQILGGGLRVVTTFDKRLQADAVDAVENTVPQDLDELNVGLVSVEPGTGDVKAMYGGKDYLESQLNWATSSVQPGSTFKVFALVAALEDGYSLRTTLNGNSPVRIGGAEVGNQGDSGGQSFGRVTLEFATQKSINTAFVDITQQMSGGADADISVGARKVLEAANDAGIPATVTDQIDPVAVTSLGYAGVPAVDMANAYATLAAEGERAEWHVLSKVTSAQGDELELPARETKRTIPEDVAADTLAALQKVTQAGTGTSGRTICPTAGKTGTATAGADDDQRVSSSWFVGATPKLATAVTLSRGVGNEDLEGYLVPFFGGTYPAQTFKAFMDPALEGTECGSFPAPANIRADKGNTYVPPAPRPKKTEKPKPKPEPTTPKPTTPAPTEPEPSEPEPTPTLPGGGGGGGND, via the coding sequence GTGGCCACCAGCACGCATCGAACCAAGGCGAAGAGCACCCCGAGCAAGCCGGGCCTGTTCCGTCGCATCAGTGGCGACGGCCCGCGCTGGAAGCAGGTGCTGCGCTGGTTCGCGGTGCTCGTCGTGCTCGGGATCCTGGGCGGCGCGCTGCTGTTCTTCGTGCTCTACCGGGTCATCGAGATCCCCGACGCGAACGCCGACTTCCAGACCCAGACCACCAAGGTCTACTACTCCGACGGCAAGTCCGAGCTGGGCGACTTCGCCATGCAGGACCGTGAGAGCGTCCCGCTCGACGAGATCCCGGCCGTCATGCAGGCCGCCGTGATCGCGGCCGAGGACCGCACCTTCTACGAGAACCGCGGCCTCGACTTCAAGGGCATCGTCCGCGCCGCGCGCGACAACGCCACGAGCGGCCAGATCACCGGCGGCGGCTCCACCATCACGCAGCAGTACGTGAAGGTGCTCTACCTGAACCAGGACCGCTCCTACAAGCGCAAGGTGCGCGAGGCGATCCTGTCGATCAAGATCCACAACCAGCTGAGCAAGTCCGAGATCCTCGAGGGCTACCTCAACACCATCTACTTCGGCAACGGCGCGTACGGCGTCGAGGTCGCGGCCGAGACCTACTTCGACAAGCCGGCGTCCGAGCTGAACTACCCGCAGGCCGCGATGCTCGCGACGGTCATCAACAACCCGACCTACTACGACCCCTACACCGAGGGGGCGGAGGAGCGGATCCTGCCGCGCTACCGCTACGTGCTCGACGGGATGGCCAAGTCCGGTGCGATCACGGCCGAGGAGGCCGCGGAGTTCCAGGAGCGGCTGCCGAAGTTCGCCGAGAAGAAGAACGCCAACCGCTTCAAGGGCACCAAGGGCTACCTGCTCGCCCTCGTGCAGAAGCAGCTGCAGGACGCCGGCTTCAGCGACAACCAGATCCTGGGTGGCGGCCTGCGCGTCGTCACGACCTTCGACAAGCGTCTGCAGGCCGACGCCGTCGACGCGGTGGAGAACACCGTCCCGCAGGACCTCGACGAGCTCAACGTCGGCCTGGTGTCGGTCGAGCCGGGCACCGGTGACGTCAAGGCGATGTACGGCGGCAAGGACTACCTGGAGAGCCAGCTGAACTGGGCCACCTCCAGCGTGCAGCCGGGCTCGACGTTCAAGGTGTTTGCGCTCGTGGCGGCGCTGGAGGACGGCTACAGCCTGCGCACGACCCTCAACGGCAACTCACCGGTGCGCATCGGTGGTGCCGAGGTCGGCAACCAGGGCGACAGCGGTGGTCAGTCCTTCGGCCGGGTCACGCTCGAGTTCGCCACGCAGAAGTCCATCAACACCGCCTTCGTCGACATCACCCAGCAGATGAGCGGCGGCGCCGACGCCGACATCTCGGTCGGCGCCCGCAAGGTGCTGGAGGCCGCCAACGACGCCGGCATCCCGGCCACGGTGACCGACCAGATCGACCCGGTCGCCGTCACGTCGCTCGGCTATGCCGGCGTGCCCGCGGTCGACATGGCGAACGCCTACGCGACCCTCGCTGCCGAGGGCGAGCGCGCGGAGTGGCACGTGCTGTCGAAGGTGACCAGCGCCCAGGGCGACGAGCTCGAGCTGCCGGCGCGGGAGACCAAGCGCACGATCCCCGAGGACGTCGCCGCCGACACCCTCGCGGCACTGCAGAAGGTCACGCAGGCGGGTACCGGCACGAGCGGGCGCACGATCTGCCCGACGGCCGGCAAGACGGGCACCGCGACGGCCGGCGCCGACGACGACCAGCGCGTCTCGTCGTCGTGGTTCGTCGGGGCCACGCCCAAGCTGGCCACGGCCGTGACGCTCAGCCGCGGCGTGGGCAACGAGGACCTCGAGGGGTACCTCGTGCCCTTCTTCGGTGGCACCTACCCGGCGCAGACCTTCAAGGCGTTCATGGACCCGGCGCTCGAGGGCACCGAGTGCGGCAGCTTCCCGGCCCCGGCCAACATCCGGGCCGACAAGGGCAACACCTACGTCCCGCCCGCGCCCAGGCCGAAGAAGACCGAGAAGCCGAAGCCGAAGCCCGAGCCGACGACCCCGAAGCCGACCACGCCGGCCCCGACCGAGCCCGAGCCCTCCGAGCCCGAGCCGACGCCCACCTTGCCCGGCGGTGGCGGCGGGGGCGGCAACGACTGA
- the murJ gene encoding murein biosynthesis integral membrane protein MurJ — protein sequence MSETPRPHDGGDAGETESADAPAHEAAAPEAPLPPEHPSGEDPPAQSDVARASAWMALGTIVSRFTGLGRSFLLAFTIGAALNGDLFEIANTVPNALYILLAGGVFNVVLVPQLVRAMRSDADGGDAYANRILTLGMLVLGVATLALVALVPLIMRVVFDAELFEPELAAQRESAQLLMYLCMPQVFFYGAFVLVGQILNARRRFGPMMWAPIVNNVVAMLSLGVFLVVHGHAAGSGGFTTNEAVLLGLGATAGIVAQFLALLPSLRAAGFRFSPRFDFRGVGLGHTLRLGLWTLGFIAANQVAYIVVQRLGSKGTLTGASQGAEGAGANVYALGYLVSQMPHGVITVSLVTAIIPTISALAQDHRYDRMVLELQRTARITLAVIAPLAAALACLGVPAAAVLGFAPTLRVSAPAIGATMAAFALALLFFTIHYMVLRGFYADEDTRTPFLVQVVIAAVNVAAAIGFTRGAEPDEFAPRLALAFGVAYAVGAVLSTTLLSRRLGGGLVDAETRRFLLKLVVACGVAAALMLGATAALDSVGVPRDTPEGGLLVLAVGGALGGLGYLAAARVVRMRELSHLVGSLLRR from the coding sequence ATGAGTGAGACTCCCCGCCCCCACGACGGCGGCGATGCCGGCGAGACCGAGTCGGCCGACGCCCCGGCCCACGAGGCCGCAGCCCCCGAGGCACCGTTGCCTCCCGAGCATCCCTCCGGCGAGGACCCACCCGCCCAGTCGGACGTCGCGCGGGCGAGCGCCTGGATGGCGCTCGGCACGATCGTCTCGCGCTTCACCGGCCTGGGTCGCAGCTTCCTGCTGGCCTTCACGATCGGTGCGGCGCTGAACGGCGACCTCTTCGAGATCGCCAACACCGTCCCGAACGCCCTCTACATCCTGCTGGCCGGCGGCGTGTTCAACGTCGTGCTCGTCCCCCAGCTCGTGCGCGCCATGCGCTCCGACGCCGACGGCGGCGACGCCTACGCCAACCGCATCCTCACCCTCGGGATGCTCGTGCTCGGGGTCGCGACCCTCGCCCTCGTCGCGCTCGTCCCGCTCATCATGCGGGTCGTGTTCGACGCCGAGCTGTTCGAGCCCGAGCTGGCCGCGCAGCGGGAGTCGGCGCAGCTGCTCATGTACCTGTGCATGCCGCAGGTCTTCTTCTACGGCGCGTTCGTGCTGGTGGGCCAGATCCTCAATGCTCGCCGCCGGTTCGGGCCGATGATGTGGGCGCCCATCGTCAACAACGTCGTGGCCATGCTGTCGCTCGGCGTGTTCCTGGTCGTCCACGGCCACGCCGCGGGCAGCGGCGGCTTCACGACGAACGAGGCGGTCCTGCTGGGCCTGGGCGCCACGGCCGGCATCGTCGCGCAGTTCCTTGCACTGCTGCCCTCACTGCGTGCCGCCGGGTTCCGGTTCTCGCCGCGGTTCGACTTCCGCGGCGTCGGACTGGGCCACACCCTGCGGCTCGGGCTGTGGACGCTCGGCTTCATCGCCGCCAACCAGGTGGCCTACATCGTCGTCCAGCGCCTCGGCTCGAAGGGCACCTTGACCGGAGCCAGCCAGGGCGCAGAGGGCGCCGGGGCCAACGTGTACGCCCTCGGCTACCTCGTGAGCCAGATGCCGCACGGCGTCATCACCGTCTCGCTCGTGACCGCGATCATCCCCACGATCTCCGCCCTGGCCCAGGACCACCGGTACGACCGGATGGTGCTCGAGCTGCAGCGCACCGCGCGCATCACCTTGGCCGTGATCGCCCCGCTGGCCGCCGCCCTGGCGTGCCTGGGCGTCCCCGCCGCGGCCGTGCTCGGCTTCGCGCCCACGCTGCGGGTCAGCGCACCGGCCATCGGCGCCACCATGGCCGCGTTCGCCCTCGCGCTGCTGTTCTTCACGATCCACTACATGGTGCTGCGCGGCTTCTACGCCGACGAGGACACGCGTACCCCGTTCCTCGTCCAGGTCGTGATCGCCGCCGTCAACGTCGCCGCGGCCATCGGCTTCACGCGGGGGGCCGAGCCCGACGAGTTCGCGCCCCGGCTCGCCCTCGCGTTCGGCGTCGCCTACGCCGTGGGGGCCGTGCTGTCGACGACGCTGCTGTCGCGTCGGCTGGGTGGCGGTCTGGTCGATGCCGAGACCCGCCGCTTCCTGCTCAAGCTCGTGGTCGCGTGCGGGGTCGCCGCCGCGCTCATGCTCGGCGCCACCGCCGCGCTCGACTCCGTCGGCGTGCCGCGGGACACCCCTGAGGGCGGACTCCTCGTGCTCGCGGTGGGCGGTGCGCTGGGTGGCCTCGGCTACCTCGCCGCCGCCCGCGTGGTGAGGATGCGTGAGCTGTCGCACCTCGTCGGGTCGCTCCTGCGTCGCTAG
- a CDS encoding peptidoglycan bridge formation glycyltransferase FemA/FemB family protein: protein MSPASVTVRTITREEHLGFVASRPSVSFLQTPAWAQVKAEWGAESVGWVDASGAVVGAALVLYRQVPKVKRFLAYLPEGPVLPWLEAGDDLGAWLAPLAAHLKAKKAFGIRMGPPVVTRRWHAATVKAAVADSALGTLGEVPADVNDADALAVADRLSDLGWRRLATEGGFSAGQPQYNFWLPLADADGTALTEDQVLAGMNQLWRRNIRKAAKAGVEVTLGSRDDVEAFHRIYTETAERDHFTPRPLGYFLTMWDALNAEDPDRMRLYLAHHEGDLVAATTLVRVGTHAWYSYGASTSAKREVRGSNAVQWQMMRDSLAAGATVYDLRGITDTLDPDDPHVGLIQFKVGTGGQAVEYLGEWDLPLNRPLYAAFTAYMRRRG from the coding sequence GTGAGCCCCGCATCCGTGACCGTCCGCACGATCACCCGCGAGGAGCACCTCGGCTTCGTCGCGAGCCGCCCCTCCGTCTCCTTCCTGCAGACCCCCGCGTGGGCGCAGGTCAAGGCCGAGTGGGGTGCGGAGTCCGTCGGCTGGGTCGACGCGTCCGGTGCCGTCGTCGGCGCCGCGCTCGTGCTCTACCGCCAGGTCCCGAAGGTCAAGCGCTTCCTCGCCTACCTGCCCGAGGGGCCCGTGCTGCCGTGGCTCGAGGCCGGTGACGACCTGGGCGCCTGGCTCGCACCGCTCGCGGCGCACCTCAAGGCCAAGAAGGCGTTCGGCATCCGGATGGGCCCGCCCGTCGTCACCCGACGCTGGCACGCCGCCACCGTCAAGGCCGCGGTGGCCGACTCCGCCCTCGGCACGCTCGGCGAGGTCCCGGCCGACGTCAACGACGCCGACGCGCTGGCCGTCGCCGACCGGCTGAGCGACCTCGGCTGGCGACGGCTCGCCACGGAGGGCGGGTTCAGCGCGGGCCAGCCGCAGTACAACTTCTGGCTCCCGCTCGCCGACGCCGACGGCACCGCACTCACCGAGGACCAGGTGCTGGCGGGGATGAACCAGCTGTGGCGCCGCAACATCCGCAAGGCGGCGAAGGCCGGCGTGGAGGTCACGCTCGGCTCGCGCGACGACGTGGAGGCGTTCCACCGCATCTACACCGAGACGGCCGAGCGCGACCACTTCACGCCTCGCCCCCTCGGCTACTTCCTGACGATGTGGGACGCGCTGAACGCCGAGGACCCCGACCGGATGCGGCTGTACCTGGCGCACCACGAGGGCGACCTGGTGGCGGCCACGACGCTCGTCCGCGTCGGCACGCACGCCTGGTACTCCTACGGCGCGTCCACGTCGGCCAAGCGCGAGGTGCGCGGCTCGAACGCCGTGCAGTGGCAGATGATGCGCGACTCCCTGGCCGCCGGCGCCACCGTCTACGACCTGCGCGGCATCACCGACACCCTCGACCCCGACGACCCGCACGTCGGCCTCATCCAGTTCAAGGTCGGCACGGGCGGCCAGGCGGTGGAGTACCTCGGCGAGTGGGACCTCCCCCTCAACCGCCCCCTCTACGCCGCCTTCACGGCCTACATGAGGAGACGAGGATGA